The genomic stretch GATGGAAAATTGTCATTTGTATTCTGTGCAGATAATGTCATAGATCCACGGGCACAAAAGGGAATCCTCTTACTAAAGTTAAGACATAGAGACCGCTGAAGACAGCATGACTGGGATTAAATCCTGACGTACAAAATTGGTTCCCCTGCACTCCTTGCAGTCAAGTAAACCTTGAAAGCTGCTAGTCCTCACGAGCCTGCGAAGGCCTTGATGAATTGGACTTCAACTAATTTATTGACATCTGGAGCTTAGGAAAAGGATCACCTCTGTGATATATCACCataaaaaatttgatgaactCAAGATCTTAAAACATGCTGATCCAAATACCAGTCCTCAGCCAAGCTTCCATCACCAATAGTCATTACAAGAGCAAATACCATCCTCAAAATGGTGGAAGCGGCTCCGATCCCTCACGATTATTCTACGACCATAGACCTTTGAAATAAGCTTTATCGAGGAGTGGCAATCCCCACAAATGCGCAAGTTTTTCACGATATGCAATGTTGTCCCCGAGCTCGTGCTGATCAAACCAAAGGCAATAGCTATCTTCTCACTGTGGTAGAACAGTGTGCTCTCCTTCTTTTCCTCTTCGATGTTGAGCAAAACTTGCGCCGTGTCTGGTACATAACCTGCCTCCTGTAATTTGACAGCCATCTCTTCTAGCATCAAATAGATCTCCTTGGTTCGTGGATGGGTGTAATCTTCCACCACAAACTCATGAATCATGCCATCGATTGTAATCCAACTACATCCTGGATCTTTCCTTACTTCCAATTCCCTCATCGTTAGTCTCAGCTTAGCTACGGTATCCCACTCCCCTAAAGAGGCAAAAAGGTTTGAGAGGAGCACATATGAGTCACCGTGATGAGAGACGAGTTCCATGAGGCACTTTGCAGCACGCATTCCAATCTCGACATCGCCATGCTTTTTGCAAGCTGCTAGGAAGGCCTTATAAATTACATCATCTGGCTTCACAGGCATGTTAACTACAAGCTCCTCAGCCTCTTCAAGAAGCCCTGCACGACCGAGCATATCGACGATACACCCATAGTGCTCAATTCTAGGGCTTAGCCGATAGACGTTTACCATTCGGTTGAAGTACGACCGACCTTCATCCACCAAGCCCGCATGACTACAAGCATTCAGAACTCCAATAAAAACAACATCTGATGGTACAACTCCAGCTTTCTCCATCCTCTGAAAATAATCCAGTGCTTCACTTGCCCGCCCGTGCAATGCAAGCCCACCAATCATCGCACTCCATGTGATTGGATTGCGCTTCGGTAGGCCTTCAAATACCTGAACAGCCTTGTCGATGTTTCCGCACTTGGAGTACATGTCAACTAGAGCCGATCCTAGAACATCATCCACCTCTATAACATTCTTTTCTGCATATGCATGGACCCATTCACCCAACTCAAGGGCACCTAGCCGTGAGATTGCAGGCAGAACGCTCACCAGAGTGACATAATTGTGTTTCACGCCTTCCAATTGCATCTTCCTGAAAACACAAATCGCCTCCTTAAAGTGACCAGTCTGTGCAAACTTAGATATCATGCCATTCCAAGAGATCACACTTTTATTCGCCATTCTGTCGAACACTTGCCTCGCTTCTTCAACCATGCCAAGCCTAAAATATCCATCGATCACAATGTTATGCAGCACGACGCTGGATTCGCTCTCAGGAGACAGGGAACTCTTCTCGACCAACTTCCGAGCATCTTCCATGAACCCACAACACGCGTACATCCTCACCGAATTGGTAAGGACAAACGCGTCATCGTCCCACCCCAACTTGATGACTTGTCCATGGACCTGCTTCCCTTCTCGGATCGCTTCGGCGCGAGCGCAAGCCTTCAACACGGAAGGAAAGGTGTATCGGTTTGGTCGGGCGGTCTCGCAGAGGAGCATCCGGGAGAAGAGCAAAAGGGACTCGGAGGGGTGGCCGCCGTCGCTCTCGGAGTAGGCCCGGATGAGGGTGTTCCAGGAGAAGCAGTTGGGCTCCGGCATTTGGTCGAACACCCGGCGGCCGTAACGAAGGTCGCGATGTTCCGAGAGGACGGAGGACCTGAGGACCTCGGCCGCGACGAGGGGGTCTCCCAAGAGGCCTGTTTTGATGGCCAGGGCGTGGAGTTGGTGGAGGTCTCGGAGGGTTTTGGAGGTCTTGAGAGAGGATACGAGGGAGGAGGGAGTGGAAGAGGGGCAAGTCGGAGGGGAGAGAAGAGGAAGGCATGGCGAAGGGTTGAGCGACGTCGCGATGTTCGAGTTCAAGTTCATTCTGTGACCTCCTTAACGTACTCCATGGATTGAGCACGGAGTCGTGGGTGTCTAATATATATGTGCCCAACTCACTCGATTTAAGCTCATAAAAATATGTGACTCtcctatatttttatattttaactaaaaaataatattgaTCATTTTATTCATTATAGGCTTCTCTTTTTTACATAATATTTGAAAtaactctatctatctatctatcttttttttttcttcccttttcatatggaTTAGTCCATAAAGTTAATATAGTGTTTTTACGCTGTATTatagtgttttcaataatatcaaaaaaatattataataatataataaaaggaTGCTATTGGATATTctgaaaaagggatatttttcgaaaaaagcaaaaaaagaatATTCTGAAATTTACCGTAGATGATGACACTTGAACAGTTGTACCTCTCTTTTTACCTTAAATTATGGGCGCAGAATAATGGCCAGCGTTGGGTGGGTCCACAGTGGGCCCACCTTCTGTTGGCTCGTTCAACACATGCTTTCCCTTACCAAAATAAATATCTTTCGTACAGCATCCGATGGCTTCTCCTTCACTCCACCGCTTTGCTTTCCGCTTTACTCGCCTCAGCGAACACTTCCAATTAGGTACTCCACAGACGACAAATAGCCACATCAATGGGCCATGAAGCAAGACGGTCTTCTtcaaagaagaaggtgaagaAGACCGAGCTCTCCTACTACCCCAacggaggaagaagaaa from Musa acuminata AAA Group cultivar baxijiao chromosome BXJ1-3, Cavendish_Baxijiao_AAA, whole genome shotgun sequence encodes the following:
- the LOC135617404 gene encoding pentatricopeptide repeat-containing protein At5g48910-like, with amino-acid sequence MNLNSNIATSLNPSPCLPLLSPPTCPSSTPSSLVSSLKTSKTLRDLHQLHALAIKTGLLGDPLVAAEVLRSSVLSEHRDLRYGRRVFDQMPEPNCFSWNTLIRAYSESDGGHPSESLLLFSRMLLCETARPNRYTFPSVLKACARAEAIREGKQVHGQVIKLGWDDDAFVLTNSVRMYACCGFMEDARKLVEKSSLSPESESSVVLHNIVIDGYFRLGMVEEARQVFDRMANKSVISWNGMISKFAQTGHFKEAICVFRKMQLEGVKHNYVTLVSVLPAISRLGALELGEWVHAYAEKNVIEVDDVLGSALVDMYSKCGNIDKAVQVFEGLPKRNPITWSAMIGGLALHGRASEALDYFQRMEKAGVVPSDVVFIGVLNACSHAGLVDEGRSYFNRMVNVYRLSPRIEHYGCIVDMLGRAGLLEEAEELVVNMPVKPDDVIYKAFLAACKKHGDVEIGMRAAKCLMELVSHHGDSYVLLSNLFASLGEWDTVAKLRLTMRELEVRKDPGCSWITIDGMIHEFVVEDYTHPRTKEIYLMLEEMAVKLQEAGYVPDTAQVLLNIEEEKKESTLFYHSEKIAIAFGLISTSSGTTLHIVKNLRICGDCHSSIKLISKVYGRRIIVRDRSRFHHFEDGICSCNDYW